In Opitutaceae bacterium TAV5, one genomic interval encodes:
- a CDS encoding LuxR family transcriptional regulator codes for MNTSSSAFAPRIVVLKWDRLYGDMIRRQIWDLWPDASVQVFQSGFDALGFIQERTPDLFIAGAKIQDMDGLEHLEPFVDSDLPILIVTSQKDEQTINLLRTVRYDGLLDGFIEGLDALPGVLRLVIQRRIYVSPTFRDRLKPVRNITLDALTRTQRVVLSVIGDGSTDDEASERLGIAPGTVNQHRKAIMAKLKLHHRGQLMLYALQQGYVRVTADNIYYPGFQRKLQERKNGEPGAVEKAAPVGGK; via the coding sequence ATGAACACGTCATCCTCCGCCTTCGCTCCCCGCATCGTCGTCCTGAAATGGGATCGTTTGTATGGCGACATGATCCGCCGGCAGATTTGGGATCTGTGGCCGGACGCCTCCGTCCAGGTGTTCCAGAGCGGTTTCGATGCACTCGGTTTCATTCAGGAAAGAACGCCGGACCTATTCATCGCCGGCGCGAAAATCCAGGACATGGACGGTCTGGAGCACCTGGAGCCGTTCGTCGATTCGGACCTGCCCATCCTGATCGTCACTTCGCAGAAGGACGAACAAACCATCAACCTGTTGCGGACCGTCCGCTACGACGGTCTTCTTGACGGGTTCATCGAAGGGCTCGACGCCTTGCCGGGCGTCTTGCGGCTGGTCATCCAGCGACGAATCTACGTCAGCCCGACGTTTCGGGACCGGCTGAAACCGGTCCGCAACATCACGCTGGATGCGCTGACGCGCACGCAACGGGTGGTGCTGTCTGTGATCGGCGACGGCTCCACGGATGACGAGGCCAGCGAGCGGCTGGGCATCGCGCCGGGCACGGTGAACCAGCACCGCAAGGCGATCATGGCGAAGCTGAAACTGCATCACAGAGGCCAGCTCATGCTGTATGCGCTCCAGCAAGGCTACGTGCGGGTGACGGCGGACAACATTTACTATCCCGGTTTCCAGCGGAAGCTCCAGGAGCGGAAGAACGGTGAGCCGGGTGCCGTGGAAAAAGCGGCGCCTGTCGGGGGCAAATAA